A portion of the endosymbiont of Galathealinum brachiosum genome contains these proteins:
- a CDS encoding ABC transporter yields the protein MNALEITNLQKTYKNGTQALKGVDLKVKEGDFFALLGSNGAGKSTTIGIISGLVNKSAGKVNIFGFDYDTHQAQAKSCIGLVPQEFNFNQFERVIEILVNQAGYYGIPRELAYQRAETYLKQLELWDKRDVMARELSGGMKRRLMIARALIHHPKLLILDEPTAGVDIEIRRSMWDFLRKINKQGTTIILTTHYLEEAESLCKNIAIIDHGYTIEHTSMKALLSQLNTETFILYLQSPLIDTRCLQNSELSPFEIHTVDENTLEINLHEKSQLNELFKLLTNNNIHISSMRNKTNRLEQLFMCLVEKNRNNPDLIETLQQTSHADNLSG from the coding sequence ATGAATGCCCTTGAAATAACCAACTTACAGAAGACATATAAAAATGGTACTCAGGCCCTTAAAGGTGTCGACCTTAAAGTGAAAGAAGGTGATTTTTTTGCCTTGCTTGGTTCAAATGGAGCAGGAAAATCAACCACAATTGGCATAATATCGGGGTTAGTAAATAAATCAGCCGGTAAAGTAAATATCTTCGGCTTCGATTATGATACTCACCAGGCACAGGCTAAATCCTGCATTGGTCTGGTACCTCAGGAGTTTAATTTCAATCAGTTTGAGCGTGTCATTGAGATTCTGGTTAATCAGGCAGGTTATTACGGGATTCCCCGTGAGCTTGCCTACCAACGAGCTGAAACTTATCTGAAACAACTGGAATTGTGGGATAAGCGCGATGTAATGGCACGTGAGTTATCCGGGGGCATGAAACGCCGTTTAATGATAGCTCGAGCCCTGATACATCACCCTAAGCTACTTATCCTTGATGAGCCTACTGCAGGTGTGGATATCGAGATTCGACGCTCTATGTGGGATTTTTTACGCAAGATAAATAAGCAGGGAACAACAATTATTCTAACAACTCATTACCTTGAGGAAGCCGAGAGTCTGTGCAAAAACATCGCTATTATTGATCATGGCTACACTATTGAGCATACCAGCATGAAAGCGCTGCTAAGCCAGTTAAATACAGAAACTTTTATACTGTATTTGCAGTCTCCACTAATAGACACCCGATGCCTGCAAAATAGTGAGTTATCCCCTTTTGAGATTCATACGGTTGATGAAAATACACTGGAAATTAATCTGCATGAGAAATCTCAGTTAAATGAGTTATTTAAACTACTCACTAATAATAATATTCATATATCAAGTATGCGAAATAAAACCAATCGACTTGAACAGTTATTTATGTGTCTGGTTGAAAAAAATCGCAATAACCCTGACCTCATTGAAACACTGCAACAAACATCTCATGCAGATAATTTAAGCGGATAA
- a CDS encoding glycosyl transferase, with translation MLEFTPSYKKICILRLSAIGDVTHVIPVVRAMQKQWPGVEITWVCGKFEYKLLNIIEGINFIIFDKKKGIKAYRELWNALKSDHFDVLLHMQVAARANIASLGIKADIKLGWDKSRSRDFHQLFINHSVARENQQHQVQGFLSFARELGLQLDEPSWEIPVTEKARKFAEQYIDKDKKVLIISACSSHKLRNWSVSKYAELADYAVEHYSMQVILSGGPADIEVEMANEILASMRTSALNLVGKDTLEQLVGLLSKATVVVSPDSGPAHIANAMCVPVIGLYACTWSKRSGPYNSLEYCVDKFETAAKQYLNKSVNDLRWGTKIEKPGVMELIEVDEVCRQLDRVIKHSSDKTSVIKE, from the coding sequence ATGTTAGAATTTACACCGTCATATAAAAAAATATGTATATTACGTCTCTCTGCTATCGGGGACGTAACGCATGTAATTCCTGTGGTTAGAGCAATGCAGAAGCAATGGCCCGGTGTAGAAATAACATGGGTATGTGGAAAGTTTGAATATAAATTATTAAATATTATTGAAGGTATTAACTTCATTATTTTTGATAAAAAAAAGGGAATAAAAGCTTATCGTGAATTATGGAATGCTCTGAAATCTGATCATTTTGATGTGTTATTGCATATGCAGGTAGCTGCACGAGCAAATATTGCCAGTCTGGGTATAAAAGCTGATATTAAACTTGGCTGGGATAAATCAAGATCTAGAGATTTTCATCAATTATTTATTAATCATTCAGTTGCAAGAGAGAATCAACAGCATCAGGTACAGGGTTTTTTATCATTTGCAAGAGAGTTAGGCCTTCAGCTCGACGAGCCAAGCTGGGAAATTCCAGTGACAGAAAAGGCAAGAAAATTTGCTGAACAATATATTGATAAAGATAAAAAAGTACTGATTATATCTGCTTGCTCAAGCCATAAGTTACGTAATTGGAGTGTGTCTAAATATGCTGAACTTGCTGATTATGCAGTAGAACATTATAGCATGCAGGTCATATTGAGTGGCGGGCCGGCGGATATTGAAGTTGAAATGGCAAATGAAATATTAGCCTCAATGAGAACTAGTGCATTGAACCTTGTAGGTAAAGATACGCTTGAACAACTAGTCGGGTTATTAAGCAAAGCTACAGTCGTAGTGTCACCTGACTCCGGGCCTGCACATATAGCAAATGCCATGTGTGTGCCTGTTATTGGTTTGTATGCCTGTACCTGGAGTAAGCGTAGCGGTCCTTATAACTCACTTGAGTATTGTGTTGATAAATTTGAAACTGCAGCTAAACAGTATTTGAATAAATCAGTAAATGATTTACGCTGGGGAACAAAAATTGAAAAGCCGGGTGTAATGGAGTTGATTGAAGTAGATGAAGTTTGTAGACAGCTTGATCGAGTTATTAAACATTCATCTGATAAAACATCAGTGATTAAGGAGTGA
- a CDS encoding aldehyde dehydrogenase translates to MITGNIKASGKLDVTAPYDGQLIATVDKVDKNAIDHALNIASDLYNDRSKWLSADKRIEILTRLSALMEDNAERLILISAQEGGKPLNDTKVEMARAIDGINNCIECIRNNHGEEIPMGLNAASMNRLAFTSHEPIGVVVAVSAFNHPINLIVHQVGPAVASGCPVIIKPADDTPLSCYELVKLFHQAGLPEEWAQVVSPESHDVAEALVTDSRVGFFSFIGSARVGWMLRSKLAPGARCALEHGGVAPVIVAADADLQSALPMLAKGGFYHAGQVCVSVQRVFVEKAIARQVAEKIAELGNKMTVGDPTSADTDIGPIIRHSETNRINEWVEEAINAGAERISGSGKISDSCYSPTVLFNPPENTSVTCKEIFGPVICVYEYEDIDEAIKRANSLDVSFQAAVYTSNLDTAMHAYKQLNASAVMVNDFTAFRVDWMPFAGLRQSGMGVGGIPHTFKDMQIEKMIVIKSGKL, encoded by the coding sequence ATGATAACCGGTAACATAAAAGCTAGTGGAAAGCTGGATGTTACCGCACCCTATGATGGTCAGTTAATTGCGACTGTTGATAAAGTCGATAAAAACGCTATTGACCATGCGCTTAATATTGCCAGTGATTTATATAATGACCGATCAAAATGGTTAAGTGCTGATAAACGTATCGAAATACTCACACGCTTATCTGCTTTAATGGAAGATAACGCTGAACGTTTAATTCTAATCTCTGCTCAGGAAGGCGGTAAACCTTTAAACGACACAAAAGTAGAAATGGCTCGTGCCATTGACGGTATTAACAACTGCATAGAGTGTATTCGTAATAATCATGGTGAAGAGATCCCCATGGGCCTTAATGCAGCATCTATGAATAGGTTAGCTTTTACATCACATGAACCTATTGGCGTTGTGGTTGCGGTTAGCGCGTTTAACCACCCTATTAATTTAATCGTTCATCAGGTTGGCCCTGCAGTAGCTTCAGGATGCCCTGTAATAATTAAACCCGCAGATGATACTCCTCTTTCATGTTATGAATTAGTAAAACTTTTTCACCAGGCCGGTTTACCTGAAGAATGGGCACAAGTTGTAAGCCCAGAAAGTCACGATGTCGCTGAAGCCCTGGTAACTGATTCAAGAGTGGGTTTCTTTAGTTTTATTGGCAGCGCCAGAGTCGGATGGATGCTGCGATCAAAACTAGCTCCCGGTGCAAGGTGCGCATTAGAACACGGAGGCGTAGCACCTGTTATTGTAGCCGCTGATGCCGATCTGCAAAGCGCCTTACCTATGCTTGCAAAAGGTGGTTTTTATCATGCAGGACAAGTTTGCGTATCTGTACAACGTGTATTTGTAGAAAAAGCGATTGCTCGTCAAGTGGCTGAAAAAATAGCCGAACTCGGTAATAAAATGACTGTTGGTGACCCTACATCTGCAGATACAGATATTGGCCCAATCATTCGACATTCTGAAACTAATCGTATAAACGAATGGGTAGAAGAAGCTATTAATGCTGGCGCTGAAAGAATATCTGGCTCGGGAAAAATATCAGATAGCTGTTATTCTCCTACCGTGTTATTTAATCCACCTGAAAATACATCTGTTACCTGCAAGGAAATTTTTGGACCCGTGATCTGTGTTTATGAATATGAAGATATTGATGAAGCAATTAAACGCGCCAACTCTCTGGATGTTTCATTTCAGGCAGCCGTCTACACCTCAAATTTAGATACGGCAATGCACGCCTATAAACAACTTAATGCATCAGCAGTTATGGTTAATGATTTCACTGCATTTCGTGTTGACTGGATGCCATTTGCCGGTCTGCGCCAGTCTGGTATGGGTGTAGGCGGTATACCGCATACCTTTAAGGATATGCAGATTGAAAAGATGATTGTGATTAAATCAGGTAAATTGTAG
- a CDS encoding acetolactate synthase large subunit, with amino-acid sequence MKASDLFVKCLEEEGIEYIYGVPGEENADFMISLEKSKKIQFVLCRHEQGAAFMAEIYGRLTGNPAGCLGTLGPGATNLITGVADANMDHAPMLVLTGQGSSQRLHKESHQVMDVVAMYAPVTKWATSVLHQDNIPEIIRKAVRVARSEKPGAVLIELPEDIAKLQTTTTPIPPRRFRRPGPDNKIIDEAYEMLKKAKRPIILAGNGCIRRRTSKQLRKFCEATGIGVVSTFMGKGSVDMDADYCLYTIGLQSKDVVACAVDAADLVLTLGYDMVEYHPNLWNKDGNKNIIHADFYPAEIDAHYHPEVELIGDMAQTITMLLDRAEQDGGLSFDLSQQKATREQMHDELAMYKDDDANDVLKPQKVLWDAREVMGPHDIMLSDVGAHKMWVARHYQCHEPNTCLIPNGFCSMGFALPGAIAASMVHPDRRILAVCGDAGFMMNVQEMETARRLNVKCTVMVWEDNEYGLIAWKQQSQFGKHTDLAFGNPNWMQLAEAFGWNGHKVTKSSEIKNTLETALNEDGPSLVLIPIDYRENMILTERLGDIACPI; translated from the coding sequence ATGAAAGCATCTGATTTATTTGTTAAATGCCTGGAAGAAGAAGGCATTGAATATATTTATGGCGTACCTGGTGAAGAGAATGCTGATTTTATGATCTCGCTGGAAAAATCAAAAAAAATTCAGTTTGTTTTATGTCGCCATGAACAGGGCGCTGCTTTCATGGCCGAAATTTATGGCCGCCTAACAGGAAATCCAGCGGGCTGTTTAGGTACGCTAGGCCCTGGAGCAACCAACCTTATCACCGGTGTAGCAGATGCCAATATGGATCATGCACCAATGCTGGTACTAACCGGACAGGGTTCATCACAACGATTACACAAAGAGTCACATCAGGTCATGGACGTGGTAGCAATGTATGCCCCTGTCACTAAGTGGGCAACCAGTGTTTTACATCAGGATAATATTCCTGAAATTATTCGTAAAGCGGTTAGAGTCGCTCGCTCAGAAAAACCCGGGGCCGTTTTAATAGAACTACCTGAAGATATAGCTAAATTACAGACAACAACGACACCCATTCCACCTCGTCGTTTCCGTCGACCTGGGCCTGACAATAAGATTATTGATGAAGCTTATGAAATGCTTAAAAAAGCTAAACGCCCTATTATTCTTGCGGGCAATGGCTGTATCAGACGTCGCACCAGTAAACAGTTAAGAAAATTCTGTGAAGCTACCGGCATTGGCGTAGTCAGTACATTTATGGGTAAAGGCAGTGTAGATATGGATGCTGATTACTGCCTCTACACTATTGGCTTACAGTCCAAAGATGTTGTCGCTTGCGCTGTTGATGCTGCCGATCTGGTTCTGACCCTGGGTTATGACATGGTTGAATATCACCCTAACCTGTGGAATAAGGATGGAAATAAAAACATTATTCATGCCGATTTTTATCCTGCAGAAATAGATGCACACTACCATCCGGAAGTTGAATTAATTGGTGATATGGCACAAACCATCACCATGTTACTGGATCGAGCAGAACAAGATGGTGGCTTAAGCTTTGACCTGTCACAACAAAAAGCAACACGTGAACAAATGCATGATGAATTGGCTATGTATAAGGATGATGATGCCAATGATGTATTAAAACCTCAGAAAGTTTTATGGGATGCACGTGAGGTGATGGGACCACATGACATTATGTTGTCAGATGTCGGTGCACATAAAATGTGGGTAGCAAGACATTATCAATGCCATGAACCCAACACCTGCTTAATCCCGAATGGTTTCTGCTCTATGGGTTTCGCATTACCAGGAGCAATTGCCGCTTCGATGGTGCACCCGGATAGACGCATTTTAGCTGTTTGTGGTGATGCTGGCTTTATGATGAATGTGCAGGAAATGGAAACAGCCAGACGTTTAAATGTTAAATGCACTGTCATGGTATGGGAAGACAATGAATATGGTTTAATTGCCTGGAAACAGCAAAGTCAGTTTGGTAAACATACTGACCTCGCATTTGGTAATCCCAACTGGATGCAACTCGCTGAAGCATTTGGCTGGAATGGACATAAAGTAACAAAATCATCTGAAATTAAAAACACGCTTGAGACGGCACTAAATGAAGACGGCCCAAGCCTGGTACTTATACCTATTGATTATCGTGAAAACATGATACTCACAGAACGTTTAGGTGATATAGCCTGCCCAATTTAA
- a CDS encoding small-conductance mechanosensitive channel-like protein encodes MDLQGYLDRIELFDYLLIALNLLLLVLAKRILLFFREEESDKSTFILKVQAFRALNLLIILSYGYSNIYLETIDSGPGLKLVSIWVLIYLSYLTKQILSYWVRKKYGKLRDINGESKSIETYTSRLLSLLTGVVIFVIALISIINVLEFNSLLQAGGVIGIIGVFLALTQNAWAPDIISGLIFLNNGMIEEGDVIELDDNGSFIGVVFKTKMFHTEVLNLVNNHRVMIKNARLREFTIHNLSKFASAKGLREQLTFKIGYDVTAEKVRQMFSEAEKRLESDCGIKLGEENTFEIGILNTGDHAIEWGVYYFTKDVKALIKNRQAIRECILKTAQEFDISLATPITHVNMA; translated from the coding sequence ATGGATTTACAGGGTTATTTAGATCGTATTGAGTTGTTTGACTATCTGCTTATTGCTTTGAATTTGTTATTACTGGTCTTAGCTAAACGTATTTTATTGTTTTTCAGGGAAGAAGAGAGTGATAAATCTACATTTATTCTTAAAGTTCAGGCTTTCAGGGCTTTAAACCTTTTAATTATTCTAAGTTATGGTTATAGCAATATTTACCTCGAAACTATAGATAGCGGCCCTGGATTGAAACTGGTTTCGATATGGGTACTGATTTATCTATCTTATCTGACAAAGCAAATTCTTAGTTATTGGGTACGTAAAAAATATGGCAAATTACGTGATATTAATGGTGAGAGTAAAAGTATAGAAACTTATACCAGTCGATTATTAAGTTTACTGACGGGTGTAGTGATTTTTGTCATTGCCCTTATTTCTATCATTAATGTACTTGAATTTAATAGCCTGTTACAGGCTGGAGGTGTAATTGGCATTATTGGTGTCTTTCTGGCATTAACTCAGAATGCCTGGGCACCGGATATCATTAGTGGCCTGATATTTCTTAATAACGGTATGATCGAAGAAGGAGATGTTATTGAGCTTGATGATAATGGTTCTTTTATTGGTGTTGTTTTTAAAACCAAGATGTTTCATACAGAAGTTTTAAATCTGGTGAATAATCATCGTGTCATGATTAAAAATGCACGCTTAAGGGAATTTACTATTCACAATTTATCAAAGTTTGCCTCAGCTAAGGGTTTAAGAGAGCAGCTTACATTTAAAATTGGCTATGATGTGACAGCTGAAAAAGTAAGACAGATGTTTAGTGAAGCTGAAAAAAGACTGGAAAGTGATTGCGGCATTAAGTTGGGTGAAGAAAATACATTTGAAATTGGAATATTAAATACAGGTGATCACGCAATTGAATGGGGTGTTTATTATTTTACCAAAGATGTAAAAGCTTTAATTAAAAACAGGCAGGCTATTCGAGAATGCATTTTGAAAACGGCACAGGAATTTGATATCTCATTGGCTACACCGATTACGCATGTGAATATGGCTTAG
- a CDS encoding glycosyl transferase family 1, protein MNILACTSGDCSHNSLRPEHEIYISLAKAGHNVTIITHNNEIYSKRFLDHNINLIEQPIVKKISIKSIRLIRKIIKEQSIDIVYATNSKSIPNTAFACIGLPVKLVVYRGTASGLYWHDPGNYLSVLHPRVDGIICVSKYVYDYVSSLKILKNKSITYIYKGHDINWYDKPSADLAEFGIGRNDFTAICVTNARPHKGIHIALEATNKLADISNFHLLLVGNGMDKEPYKSLINNSKMKQRIHLAGYRNDAPELISASDILIQPSISGEGLPRVVLESMAYGTPVVASANPGSMEIIDDGINGCIVPVGDSDAIAKTVLNLYESPDLLKALSSNSPKVLEDKMSHTRTVEGYIKYFKSLLNH, encoded by the coding sequence ATGAATATCTTAGCTTGTACTTCAGGTGATTGCTCACATAATAGTCTTCGACCTGAACATGAAATCTATATCAGTCTAGCCAAAGCCGGGCATAACGTTACAATAATTACACATAACAATGAAATTTATAGTAAACGTTTTCTAGATCATAATATAAACTTAATTGAGCAACCTATTGTAAAAAAAATCAGCATAAAATCTATTCGCCTGATTAGAAAAATAATTAAAGAACAAAGTATTGATATAGTTTACGCTACCAACTCAAAATCCATACCTAACACAGCTTTTGCATGTATAGGTCTTCCCGTTAAACTTGTTGTATATAGAGGTACTGCAAGCGGCCTGTACTGGCATGATCCGGGTAACTACCTAAGTGTATTGCATCCCAGGGTTGATGGCATCATATGCGTTTCAAAATATGTTTATGATTATGTTTCATCTCTTAAAATTCTGAAAAACAAAAGCATTACTTATATATACAAAGGACATGATATAAATTGGTATGACAAGCCATCAGCAGATCTAGCAGAGTTTGGTATTGGTCGGAATGATTTTACTGCTATATGCGTCACTAATGCACGCCCACACAAAGGTATTCATATAGCACTTGAAGCAACTAATAAACTTGCTGATATTAGTAACTTTCACCTATTATTGGTTGGCAATGGCATGGACAAAGAACCATATAAAAGCCTGATTAATAATAGTAAAATGAAACAGAGAATTCATCTTGCTGGATATAGAAATGATGCACCTGAACTTATTTCAGCGAGCGATATACTGATTCAACCTTCAATTTCAGGGGAAGGTTTACCAAGAGTAGTTCTTGAATCAATGGCATATGGTACTCCCGTAGTCGCATCAGCTAACCCGGGCAGCATGGAAATCATTGATGATGGAATAAATGGCTGCATTGTTCCTGTAGGTGATTCAGATGCCATAGCAAAAACTGTACTCAACCTTTACGAATCACCCGACCTTTTAAAAGCGCTATCCAGTAACAGCCCTAAAGTACTTGAAGATAAAATGTCACACACCAGAACCGTAGAAGGATATATTAAATATTTTAAATCACTCCTTAATCACTGA
- a CDS encoding TetR family transcriptional regulator: protein MGTKGSANRQRIVDAADHLFYSRGYNQTSFSDISDETGIPRGNFYYYFKTKEDILAAVVDARLVEFKGMLKSCEDITTDPLERLHALTQFPLQREAQVLQYGCPIGSLSSELVKEQDTEISHARLTAVFDLLKSWIEEQLSQLGQDTRSDEVAKDLLAKMQGIIIIANVYNDADFLHRGIKDIQSWLNQTLSN, encoded by the coding sequence ATGGGAACTAAAGGATCAGCTAACCGCCAACGAATCGTCGATGCTGCTGACCATCTTTTTTATTCGCGCGGATATAACCAGACTTCATTTAGTGATATTTCTGATGAAACGGGTATACCTCGTGGTAATTTTTATTATTATTTCAAAACTAAAGAAGACATTCTTGCTGCGGTTGTTGATGCGCGTCTGGTTGAATTTAAAGGTATGTTAAAGAGTTGTGAGGATATAACAACTGATCCTCTGGAACGTCTGCATGCGCTTACTCAGTTTCCTCTTCAGCGTGAAGCTCAGGTACTGCAATATGGTTGCCCAATTGGATCACTAAGTTCTGAACTTGTTAAAGAGCAGGATACAGAAATATCACATGCACGACTGACAGCTGTTTTTGATTTATTAAAAAGCTGGATTGAGGAACAATTAAGTCAGTTAGGGCAGGACACGCGTAGTGATGAAGTCGCTAAAGATCTGTTAGCAAAAATGCAGGGAATTATTATTATTGCGAATGTATATAATGATGCCGATTTTTTACACAGGGGTATTAAAGATATACAAAGCTGGCTTAATCAGACTCTGAGTAACTAA
- a CDS encoding ATP-binding protein codes for MDIHMSDIMLHIDEDLNQKEQLILESQMRDQTGVIGLGYHGTQPHLMIVEYDRDATSPKTLLHAVNNYGLHAELVGFL; via the coding sequence ATGGATATTCATATGTCAGATATTATGCTGCATATTGATGAAGACCTGAACCAGAAAGAACAGCTGATTCTAGAGTCACAGATGCGGGATCAAACGGGTGTGATTGGCTTAGGTTACCACGGTACACAACCACACTTGATGATTGTTGAATATGACCGGGATGCAACAAGTCCGAAAACCCTGTTACATGCAGTTAATAATTACGGCCTACATGCAGAGTTAGTTGGTTTTTTATAA
- a CDS encoding glycosyltransferase family 2 protein, which produces MKVKLSVVIICKNEESRIRQCLESITWVDEIIVIDSGSTDKTLDIVAEYTDKIFVNTNWSGFGLQKRLAVDKASNDWVLSLDCDEVVSEQLRDEILDCMSGLDEKTVYRINRLTHFCNKFIYYSGWQPDRVVRLFNKKYYTYNDKTVHESVDCKDAEKVDLEGKLFHYTFESLEEYIDKRNGYAKAWAESHYAKGRKVGLFEIIHHTLFAFIRHYIVRRGFLDGYQGFLISVIQMQYTFNKYNFLKFKNISK; this is translated from the coding sequence ATGAAAGTAAAATTATCAGTCGTCATTATATGTAAGAATGAAGAAAGTAGAATCAGACAGTGCCTTGAATCAATTACATGGGTGGATGAAATTATTGTTATTGATTCTGGTAGTACTGATAAAACACTGGATATTGTTGCCGAGTATACAGATAAAATTTTTGTGAATACCAACTGGTCTGGCTTTGGGCTTCAAAAAAGACTGGCAGTAGATAAAGCTTCTAATGACTGGGTATTATCACTGGACTGTGATGAGGTCGTGAGTGAGCAGCTTAGGGATGAAATTCTTGATTGTATGTCAGGGCTAGATGAAAAGACCGTTTACCGAATTAATCGACTGACTCACTTTTGTAATAAATTTATTTATTATAGTGGCTGGCAACCGGATAGAGTTGTACGTTTATTTAATAAAAAATATTATACATATAATGATAAGACTGTACATGAATCGGTTGATTGTAAAGACGCAGAAAAAGTTGATTTGGAAGGTAAGTTGTTTCATTATACTTTTGAGTCACTAGAAGAGTATATAGATAAAAGAAATGGCTACGCAAAAGCCTGGGCTGAAAGTCATTACGCTAAAGGACGAAAAGTAGGATTATTTGAAATAATTCACCATACGCTGTTTGCCTTTATCAGGCATTATATAGTGCGCCGGGGTTTTTTAGATGGTTATCAAGGTTTTTTAATATCAGTTATACAAATGCAATATACATTCAATAAGTATAACTTTCTTAAGTTCAAAAATATTTCTAAATAA
- a CDS encoding ABC transporter permease yields the protein MTWAEKFNALKTIVIKEYLRFIRIWIQTVLPPAITTALYFVIFGNLIGSQIGDINGHKYMDYIVPGLILMAVITNSYGNVVSSFYSAKFQKSIEELLVSPTPNYLILIGYVLGGVARGIIVGIVVTLVAMYFSDIRIHSYTLSLLVFVLTATLFSIAGLINAIYANSFDDISIIPTFVLTPLTYLGGIFYSIDMLPDFWQTVSLANPILYMISSFRYGMIGSSDTDLTTAIIIIIGFTLILFTYAMYLLNRGIGIKN from the coding sequence ATGACCTGGGCTGAAAAATTTAATGCATTAAAAACCATCGTTATCAAAGAGTATCTACGGTTTATTAGAATCTGGATTCAAACTGTATTACCGCCTGCAATAACCACGGCGCTTTACTTTGTTATCTTTGGTAATTTAATCGGCTCACAAATCGGTGATATTAATGGGCATAAATATATGGATTATATTGTGCCCGGTCTGATATTAATGGCTGTTATTACCAATTCATATGGTAATGTTGTTTCCTCTTTCTACAGTGCCAAATTTCAGAAAAGCATAGAAGAATTACTCGTTTCACCCACACCTAACTACCTGATTCTTATTGGTTATGTATTAGGCGGTGTCGCCAGAGGTATAATTGTTGGTATTGTCGTCACACTGGTTGCTATGTATTTTTCTGATATTCGGATACACAGCTATACTTTAAGTCTGCTCGTTTTTGTATTAACAGCCACACTCTTTTCAATTGCCGGATTAATTAATGCCATATACGCCAACAGCTTTGATGACATTAGTATTATTCCTACTTTTGTGCTGACACCGTTAACATATCTGGGCGGTATCTTTTACTCTATCGATATGTTGCCAGATTTCTGGCAAACCGTTTCACTAGCCAACCCGATACTTTATATGATCAGTTCATTTCGTTATGGAATGATAGGTTCCAGTGATACTGACCTGACCACTGCTATCATTATAATTATTGGTTTCACACTCATACTGTTTACTTATGCCATGTATCTGCTTAATCGGGGTATAGGCATTAAGAACTAG